In Variovorax paradoxus, a single genomic region encodes these proteins:
- a CDS encoding oxidoreductase, translating to MTVTTLRAGLVGYGFAGQTFHAPVLSAVPGLELAAVASSQPAKVQKDWPGVAVVSDVAALVARSDIDLVVVATPNAQHFPVAKAALEAGKHVVVDKPFTLDVAEARALHALAERNKRVLAVYQNRRFDADFLTLKDILASGELGRPVYMESHFDRFRPEVKVRWREQAVPGSGLWVDLGAHLVDQTVQLFGRPDTIQLDTAVLRDGAVVEDYFHAVLRYESGPHAPLRVVLHSTTLAAEAAPRYIVHGTRGSYLKHGVDTQEDALRSGQRPPAEGWGADPLDGELTLAESDGTSGKRGVPTRAGNYVDYYAAVRDAILGKGPNPVPPEQAVALMELLDLGRQSALEGRAIAVARP from the coding sequence ATGACTGTTACAACCTTGCGCGCCGGCCTCGTCGGCTATGGCTTTGCCGGCCAGACTTTCCATGCGCCCGTGCTTTCTGCGGTGCCAGGGCTCGAATTGGCCGCGGTGGCGAGTTCGCAGCCGGCCAAGGTCCAGAAAGACTGGCCGGGCGTGGCCGTGGTTTCCGACGTGGCGGCGCTGGTGGCCCGATCGGACATCGATCTTGTCGTAGTTGCGACACCGAATGCCCAACATTTTCCGGTCGCCAAGGCCGCGCTGGAAGCCGGCAAGCATGTGGTGGTCGACAAGCCTTTCACGCTCGATGTGGCCGAGGCCAGGGCGCTGCATGCGTTGGCCGAGCGCAACAAGCGCGTGCTGGCGGTTTATCAGAACCGCCGCTTCGATGCCGACTTCCTGACACTCAAAGACATCCTGGCAAGCGGCGAACTGGGGCGTCCCGTGTACATGGAGTCGCATTTCGACCGTTTCCGGCCCGAGGTGAAAGTGCGCTGGCGCGAGCAGGCGGTGCCGGGTTCCGGCCTCTGGGTGGACCTGGGCGCGCATCTGGTCGACCAGACCGTGCAACTGTTCGGCCGTCCCGACACGATCCAGCTCGACACCGCCGTGCTGCGCGACGGCGCCGTGGTCGAGGACTACTTTCACGCCGTGCTGCGCTACGAAAGCGGACCGCATGCGCCGCTGCGCGTGGTACTGCACTCGACAACGCTGGCAGCCGAAGCCGCACCGCGCTACATCGTGCATGGCACGCGCGGCAGTTACCTCAAGCATGGCGTCGACACGCAGGAAGACGCGCTGCGCTCAGGGCAGAGGCCGCCGGCCGAAGGGTGGGGCGCCGACCCGCTCGATGGCGAACTCACGCTGGCCGAAAGCGACGGTACGTCCGGCAAACGCGGCGTGCCCACGCGCGCGGGCAACTACGTCGACTACTACGCCGCGGTGCGTGACGCCATCCTGGGCAAGGGCCCGAATCCTGTGCCGCCTGAGCAGGCCGTCGCGCTCATGGAGCTGCTCGACCTTGGCCGCCAGAGTGCGCTCGAAGGCCGTGCAATCGCTGTAGCGCGCCCATGA
- a CDS encoding type B 50S ribosomal protein L31 — MAKEGIHPNYREVLFVDMSNGFKFVTRSCANTKEMGKTEDGRELPLFKLDTTSESHPFYTGTQKSVDNMGGRVEKFRNRFGKTTGAASK; from the coding sequence ATGGCAAAAGAAGGCATCCACCCGAATTACCGCGAAGTTCTGTTCGTCGACATGTCGAACGGCTTCAAGTTCGTGACCCGTTCGTGCGCGAACACCAAGGAAATGGGCAAGACCGAAGACGGCCGCGAGCTCCCCCTGTTCAAGCTGGACACCACCAGCGAATCGCATCCCTTCTACACCGGCACCCAGAAGTCGGTCGACAACATGGGCGGTCGCGTCGAGAAGTTCCGCAACCGCTTCGGCAAGACCACCGGCGCCGCTTCGAAGTAA
- a CDS encoding PD-(D/E)XK nuclease family protein, giving the protein MNEGHPVQALWCDPADGVVARIVRALAERELHAARTVVLVPYAQLMGVARAMWARCGSPGFVPRFETTHNWARSAGGFVPTGYDIAHDMARDLVTAQALLSQAGFSAERFALAGRVVELAYQLVPLAAAVSPDDRVGDWAARAAQVAEAGSESEWFRTESALIRIAVAWVATSGYATDVLQRESTRAQVDALIVLEGFQTDPLTQALCALWGDRALHLSLVPTDAPAETAASHVALDPEDEAERAAACVLRHLAEDRAPVALVATDRALTRRISAQLKAQGVITHDETGWKLSTTRAAATLMSSLRACTHDASSDQVLEWLKSGADGDALIIQSLEARLRREGVRDWSAWSAWCALVARSEKPHDATLMTFTEAIEARRAPMTRSRPLAEWLRALRELLEAGEQWEPLSEDMAGGKVIGALWLDAGAHGDDEEFPGGRHTLAEFTAWVRDVLEDASFVPPAGDQAPKVVVLPLYQLLGRAFGAVVIPGCDDRRLPASPEPPGNWSAAQRADLGLPSRDALEAAQRAAWAMALHNPSCELLWRQSDANGEPVRPSPLVQALHLDHALRPATDPRLPREVAVQPTEYPKPSGALLPLQNISTSVYEDLRRCPYRFFALRQLGLRSADELDAEVDKRDFGNWLHAVLGHFHQALTETPTQDAQERAAFIEEAARRATRELGLSDAEFLPFAAAWPAVRDGYLQWLTGHEASGAVFVESEPWKEQPLGDLRLIGRLDRIDRMPDGQPFVIDYKTESASVSKERVKDPTEDTQLAFYAALVADDTLRAAYVNVGEKSSGTQTVEQPAVVEARDALVAGIISDFTRIAQGAPLPPLGEGAVCDYCAARGLCRKDFWEVAQ; this is encoded by the coding sequence ATGAATGAAGGCCACCCCGTCCAGGCCCTGTGGTGCGACCCCGCGGACGGCGTCGTCGCGCGGATCGTCCGCGCGCTCGCCGAGCGCGAATTGCACGCCGCCCGCACGGTGGTGCTGGTGCCCTACGCCCAGTTGATGGGTGTGGCGCGCGCCATGTGGGCGCGCTGCGGCAGCCCGGGCTTCGTGCCGCGCTTCGAAACCACGCACAACTGGGCCCGCAGCGCAGGCGGCTTCGTACCCACCGGCTACGACATCGCGCACGACATGGCGCGTGATCTCGTCACGGCACAGGCGCTGCTGTCGCAGGCAGGCTTCAGCGCCGAGCGCTTCGCGCTGGCCGGCCGTGTGGTCGAATTGGCCTATCAGTTGGTACCGCTCGCGGCCGCCGTGTCGCCCGACGATCGCGTGGGCGATTGGGCCGCCCGCGCGGCGCAGGTGGCGGAGGCGGGCAGCGAGTCCGAGTGGTTCCGCACCGAGAGCGCGCTCATCCGCATCGCCGTGGCCTGGGTCGCCACATCGGGCTATGCCACCGATGTGCTGCAGCGCGAGAGCACGCGCGCACAGGTCGATGCGCTCATCGTGCTCGAAGGCTTCCAGACCGATCCGCTCACCCAGGCGCTTTGCGCCCTCTGGGGAGACCGTGCCTTGCATCTCTCGCTGGTTCCCACCGATGCGCCGGCCGAAACCGCAGCCTCGCACGTAGCGCTCGATCCTGAGGACGAGGCCGAGCGCGCGGCCGCCTGCGTGCTGCGCCACCTGGCCGAAGACCGCGCGCCGGTCGCGCTGGTGGCGACCGACCGCGCGCTCACGCGCCGTATCAGCGCCCAGCTCAAGGCACAGGGCGTCATCACCCACGACGAGACCGGATGGAAACTTTCGACCACGCGCGCCGCCGCCACGTTGATGAGTTCGCTGCGCGCCTGCACCCATGACGCCAGCAGCGACCAAGTGCTCGAATGGCTCAAGAGCGGTGCCGACGGCGACGCGCTGATCATCCAGTCGCTCGAGGCCCGCCTGCGCCGTGAAGGCGTACGCGACTGGTCCGCCTGGTCCGCCTGGTGCGCGCTGGTGGCACGCAGCGAGAAACCGCACGACGCCACGCTGATGACCTTCACCGAGGCCATCGAGGCCCGCCGGGCCCCCATGACCCGTTCCCGGCCCCTGGCCGAGTGGCTGCGCGCGCTGCGCGAGCTGCTGGAGGCGGGCGAGCAGTGGGAGCCGCTCAGCGAGGACATGGCCGGCGGCAAGGTCATCGGCGCGCTGTGGCTCGATGCCGGCGCCCATGGCGACGACGAAGAATTCCCGGGCGGGCGCCACACGCTCGCCGAGTTCACCGCCTGGGTCCGCGATGTCTTGGAGGATGCGAGCTTCGTGCCCCCCGCCGGCGACCAGGCACCGAAGGTCGTGGTGCTGCCGCTTTACCAACTGCTGGGCCGCGCCTTCGGCGCGGTCGTCATCCCTGGCTGCGACGACCGCCGTCTGCCCGCATCGCCCGAGCCGCCCGGCAACTGGAGCGCGGCACAACGCGCCGACCTGGGCCTGCCTTCGCGCGACGCCTTGGAAGCCGCGCAGCGCGCGGCCTGGGCCATGGCGCTGCACAACCCGTCATGCGAATTGCTGTGGCGCCAGTCCGATGCCAACGGCGAGCCCGTGCGCCCCAGCCCGCTGGTGCAGGCCCTGCACCTCGACCACGCCTTGCGGCCCGCCACCGACCCGCGATTGCCGCGCGAGGTCGCCGTGCAGCCGACCGAATACCCGAAGCCTTCCGGCGCGCTGCTGCCGCTGCAGAACATCTCGACCAGCGTGTACGAGGACCTGCGGCGCTGCCCGTACCGCTTCTTCGCGCTGCGCCAGCTTGGCCTGCGCAGCGCCGACGAGCTCGATGCCGAGGTCGACAAGCGCGACTTCGGCAACTGGTTGCACGCCGTGCTCGGCCACTTCCACCAGGCGCTGACCGAGACACCGACGCAGGACGCCCAGGAGCGCGCCGCGTTCATCGAGGAGGCCGCACGCCGGGCCACGCGCGAACTCGGCCTGTCCGACGCCGAGTTCCTGCCGTTCGCGGCGGCATGGCCCGCAGTGCGCGACGGCTACCTCCAGTGGCTGACGGGCCACGAGGCCAGCGGCGCGGTCTTCGTCGAATCCGAGCCCTGGAAGGAACAGCCGCTGGGCGACCTGCGCCTGATCGGCCGGCTCGACCGCATCGACCGCATGCCCGACGGCCAGCCCTTCGTGATCGACTACAAGACCGAGTCCGCCTCCGTCAGCAAGGAGCGGGTGAAAGACCCGACCGAAGACACGCAGCTGGCCTTCTACGCGGCGCTGGTGGCCGACGACACCTTGCGCGCGGCCTACGTGAACGTGGGTGAAAAGTCCTCCGGCACGCAGACCGTCGAGCAACCTGCCGTGGTGGAAGCGCGCGACGCGCTGGTCGCCGGCATCATCAGCGACTTCACGCGCATCGCACAGGGTGCGCCGCTGCCGCCGCTGGGGGAGGGCGCCGTCTGCGACTACTGCGCCGCACGCGGCCTCTGCCGAAAAGACTTCTGGGAGGTGGCGCAATGA
- a CDS encoding TIGR03862 family flavoprotein: MNVSPAVAVIGGGPAGLMAAEVLSASGAQVHVYDAMPSVGRKFLLAGRGGLNLTHSEPFDVFMSRFGERRAQLQPMLEKFGPQQVREWAAGLGIETFVGTSGRVFPTDMKAAPLLRAWLHRLRAAGVQFHMRHRWLGEGAIDLGALRFATPAGEVTVKADAVVLALGGASWARLGSDGAWAPWLLSKGVEVAPLLPANSGFDGAGWSEHFSSRFAGQPFKSVAISFTDSQGRHFARKGEFVATATGIEGSLVYAASALLRDEIAANGSATLLLDLLPDRTQEQVLAAVKHPRGARSLSSHLKSRLGIEGIKAGVLHEALSKEAMQDPVQLATTIKAVPLKLVATRPVDEAISTAGGVRFDALDAALMANALPGMFAAGEMLDWEAPTGGYLLTASMASGAAAARGAIQRLGL; encoded by the coding sequence ATGAATGTTTCTCCTGCCGTTGCCGTGATCGGCGGCGGACCCGCCGGCCTGATGGCGGCCGAAGTACTGAGCGCATCCGGTGCGCAAGTGCATGTGTACGACGCAATGCCCTCGGTGGGCCGCAAGTTCCTGCTGGCCGGGCGTGGCGGCCTGAATCTCACGCACTCGGAGCCTTTCGACGTGTTCATGAGCCGCTTCGGCGAGCGCCGCGCGCAACTCCAGCCGATGCTCGAGAAGTTCGGTCCGCAGCAGGTGCGCGAGTGGGCGGCGGGGCTGGGCATCGAGACTTTCGTCGGCACCTCGGGCCGCGTGTTCCCGACCGACATGAAGGCTGCGCCGCTGCTGCGTGCGTGGCTGCATCGGTTGCGCGCGGCGGGCGTGCAATTTCATATGCGGCATCGCTGGCTGGGCGAGGGCGCAATCGACCTGGGCGCGTTGCGGTTCGCGACGCCGGCCGGCGAGGTCACCGTGAAAGCCGATGCCGTGGTGCTGGCGCTGGGCGGCGCGAGTTGGGCGCGCCTTGGCTCCGACGGGGCATGGGCGCCGTGGCTGCTGTCCAAGGGCGTGGAAGTGGCACCTCTGTTGCCTGCCAATAGCGGCTTCGATGGCGCGGGGTGGAGCGAGCATTTTTCGAGCCGTTTCGCGGGGCAGCCGTTCAAATCGGTCGCGATCTCGTTCACCGACAGCCAGGGACGTCATTTCGCGCGCAAGGGCGAGTTCGTCGCGACAGCCACGGGCATCGAAGGCAGCCTGGTCTATGCCGCATCTGCGCTGCTGCGCGACGAGATTGCCGCGAACGGCAGCGCGACGCTGCTGCTCGACTTGCTGCCCGATCGCACGCAGGAGCAGGTGCTCGCGGCGGTGAAGCATCCGCGCGGTGCGCGCTCGTTGAGCAGCCACCTCAAGAGCCGGCTCGGCATCGAGGGCATTAAGGCGGGCGTGCTGCACGAGGCGCTGAGCAAGGAAGCGATGCAGGACCCCGTGCAACTGGCGACCACGATCAAGGCCGTGCCGCTGAAGCTGGTCGCGACACGTCCGGTGGACGAGGCGATCAGCACGGCGGGCGGGGTGCGCTTCGACGCGCTGGACGCGGCGCTGATGGCGAATGCGCTGCCCGGCATGTTCGCGGCAGGGGAGATGCTGGATTGGGAGGCGCCGACCGGCGGTTACCTGCTCACGGCGTCGATGGCGAGCGGCGCTGCCGCGGCGCGCGGCGCTATTCAGCGGCTGGGGCTGTAG
- a CDS encoding UvrD-helicase domain-containing protein: protein MNGAAYEHNGRHVTREAFYVVACDPRRSVAVEACAGAGKTWMLVSRILRALLEEGDSACEPHEILAITFTKKAAGEMRERLDQWLEDFVERTPEELVAQLVMRGVEPAAALAAVPRLKGLYRRLLEGGRPVQFRTFHAWFAGLLRNAPLAVLRELGLPSNYELLEDDAEARSHTWRPFFEAVTADRNALADYYAVVATHGRSQTAKALGEALSKRVEFSLADAENAVQHFSAFYPSLDGLEEPTDALRGSAVRQRWLDRAAALGKESNKTPQKAAEAIIDIFGTGEPEAGALPAALAHLRKNFFVATEDRLNKNLQKFPAAQEAEAELQVLCGAQAQHAAWLYQQRMTRLTRILIAAFADVKRAHGWVDMNDVEQAAQLLLGQSALSGWVQERLDARIAHLLIDEFQDTNPLQWQALYGWLSAYTGAQGRAPRVFIVGDPKQSIYRFRRAEPQVFIAAKKFVREGLDGELLNCDHTHRNARAVVGLVNSAMLAAQDAGEFDGYRAHTTERKDEGELLKLPAIDRDALGAAEAAPADDGMLHWRDSLVTPRVLPEEQLLQKECEQAAQWVAQRIADGTPPRQIMVLARRRSRLSAMQDALRQRHIPVQQPEKNELHDAPEVQDVVALIDALVSPAHDLSLARALKSPVFGIGDDALVQLALRQRERPSFNWFSLIQKSEDLPAELTEAGVKLRKWQRWLMTLPPHDALDAIFNDGDLLAKFGAAVPAPMRQSALANLRGVLTASLDIDGARFTTPYALVRSLRAGGVRAPSVAAPDAVQLLTVHGAKGLEADTVLMLDCDAPPPRAQTMGVLVEWKGSDSAPTRFVFLASEKTPPACAAALLEEEQRARHREELNGLYVATTRARERLVLSSVRPARANEGSWWTRLEPLCEPTEADEPLVALPTESGAGSFSMKKMPEAPVPVEVPSTRKAAATATVDARAAAFGQAMHRLLEWAVPGEPLPAAHVRAAAREFMLDAQQARGAAALAQRIRAGEGAWVWDDRRVDWHGNEVTLVHEGETLRIDRLVRERDGGAWWILDYKSAARPERDAALIAQMQRYRAAVQHAYPGATVRVAFLTGQGELVNLE from the coding sequence ATGAACGGCGCAGCCTACGAACACAACGGCCGGCACGTCACGCGCGAAGCCTTCTACGTCGTCGCGTGCGACCCGCGCCGGTCGGTGGCCGTCGAGGCCTGCGCGGGCGCGGGCAAGACATGGATGCTGGTATCGCGCATCCTGCGCGCACTGCTCGAAGAAGGCGATTCCGCCTGCGAGCCGCACGAGATCCTGGCCATCACCTTCACCAAGAAGGCTGCCGGCGAAATGCGCGAGCGGCTCGATCAGTGGCTCGAAGATTTCGTCGAGCGCACGCCGGAAGAGCTGGTCGCGCAACTCGTCATGCGCGGCGTCGAGCCTGCGGCGGCACTTGCGGCGGTTCCACGCCTGAAGGGCCTCTACCGTCGCCTGCTCGAAGGCGGCCGGCCGGTGCAGTTCCGCACCTTTCACGCATGGTTCGCGGGCCTGCTGCGCAATGCGCCGCTGGCGGTGCTGCGCGAACTGGGCCTGCCGTCGAACTACGAGCTGCTCGAGGACGATGCCGAGGCGCGCAGCCACACGTGGCGCCCGTTCTTCGAGGCCGTCACCGCCGACAGGAATGCGCTGGCCGACTACTACGCCGTCGTCGCCACGCACGGCCGCTCGCAGACGGCCAAGGCGCTGGGCGAGGCGCTGTCCAAGCGCGTCGAGTTCTCGCTGGCCGACGCAGAGAACGCGGTGCAGCATTTCAGCGCCTTCTATCCCTCGCTCGATGGGCTCGAGGAGCCGACCGACGCCCTGCGCGGCAGTGCGGTGCGACAGCGCTGGCTCGACCGTGCCGCCGCACTGGGCAAGGAGTCCAACAAGACGCCGCAGAAGGCCGCCGAGGCCATCATCGACATCTTCGGCACGGGCGAGCCCGAAGCTGGCGCACTGCCGGCCGCGCTGGCGCACCTGCGCAAGAACTTCTTCGTGGCCACGGAAGACCGGCTCAACAAGAACCTGCAGAAGTTCCCCGCCGCCCAGGAGGCCGAGGCCGAATTGCAGGTGCTGTGCGGCGCGCAGGCCCAGCATGCCGCCTGGCTCTACCAGCAGCGCATGACGCGCCTCACGCGCATCCTGATCGCGGCCTTCGCCGACGTGAAGCGCGCGCACGGCTGGGTCGACATGAACGATGTGGAGCAGGCGGCCCAGTTGCTGCTCGGCCAGTCGGCACTTTCGGGCTGGGTGCAGGAGCGGCTCGACGCGCGCATCGCGCACCTGCTGATCGACGAGTTCCAGGACACCAACCCGCTGCAGTGGCAGGCACTCTACGGCTGGCTCAGCGCCTACACCGGCGCGCAGGGCCGGGCGCCGCGCGTGTTCATCGTGGGCGACCCGAAGCAGAGCATCTACCGCTTCCGCCGTGCCGAGCCGCAGGTGTTCATTGCCGCCAAGAAGTTCGTGCGCGAAGGTCTCGACGGCGAGTTGCTGAACTGCGACCACACGCACCGCAATGCGCGCGCCGTGGTCGGTCTGGTCAACTCGGCGATGCTGGCCGCGCAGGATGCCGGCGAATTCGACGGCTACCGCGCCCACACCACCGAGCGCAAGGACGAGGGCGAACTGCTCAAGCTCCCGGCCATCGACCGCGATGCGCTCGGCGCCGCCGAGGCCGCACCAGCCGACGACGGCATGCTGCATTGGCGAGACAGCCTCGTCACGCCGCGCGTGCTGCCCGAAGAGCAACTGCTGCAAAAAGAATGCGAGCAGGCCGCGCAGTGGGTCGCGCAGCGCATCGCCGACGGCACGCCGCCGCGGCAGATCATGGTGCTCGCGCGTCGTCGCAGCCGGTTGTCGGCCATGCAGGACGCGCTGCGCCAGCGCCACATCCCCGTGCAGCAGCCCGAGAAGAACGAACTGCACGACGCACCCGAAGTGCAGGACGTGGTCGCGCTCATCGACGCACTGGTGTCGCCTGCCCACGATCTTTCGCTGGCGCGGGCGCTGAAGTCGCCGGTGTTCGGCATCGGCGACGACGCGTTGGTGCAACTGGCGCTGCGCCAGCGGGAGCGCCCGTCGTTCAACTGGTTCTCGCTGATCCAGAAAAGCGAAGACCTGCCAGCGGAACTGACGGAGGCGGGCGTCAAGCTGCGCAAATGGCAGCGCTGGCTGATGACGCTGCCGCCGCACGATGCGCTCGACGCGATCTTCAACGATGGGGATCTGCTCGCGAAATTCGGTGCGGCGGTGCCGGCGCCGATGCGGCAAAGCGCGTTGGCCAATCTGCGTGGCGTGCTGACCGCATCGCTCGACATCGACGGCGCGCGCTTCACCACGCCCTATGCCTTGGTGCGCTCGTTGCGCGCAGGCGGTGTGCGGGCGCCGTCCGTCGCCGCGCCCGACGCGGTGCAACTGCTCACCGTGCATGGCGCCAAGGGCCTGGAGGCCGATACCGTGCTCATGCTCGACTGCGATGCCCCGCCGCCGCGCGCCCAGACCATGGGCGTGCTGGTCGAGTGGAAAGGCAGCGACAGCGCGCCGACGCGCTTCGTGTTCCTTGCGAGCGAAAAGACGCCGCCGGCCTGTGCCGCGGCGTTGCTCGAGGAGGAGCAGCGCGCCCGCCATCGCGAGGAGCTGAACGGTCTCTATGTGGCGACCACGCGGGCGCGCGAGCGGCTGGTGTTGTCCTCGGTGCGCCCCGCGCGGGCCAACGAGGGCAGCTGGTGGACGCGGCTGGAGCCGCTGTGCGAGCCCACGGAGGCCGACGAGCCGCTGGTCGCGCTGCCGACGGAGAGCGGCGCGGGCAGCTTCTCGATGAAGAAAATGCCCGAGGCGCCTGTGCCGGTCGAAGTGCCCTCCACCAGGAAAGCCGCCGCGACCGCCACCGTCGACGCCCGCGCCGCGGCCTTCGGCCAGGCCATGCACCGCTTGCTCGAATGGGCAGTGCCGGGGGAGCCTCTGCCCGCCGCCCATGTGCGTGCCGCCGCCCGCGAATTCATGCTCGATGCGCAGCAGGCACGCGGCGCCGCCGCACTGGCCCAGCGCATCCGCGCCGGAGAGGGCGCCTGGGTGTGGGACGATCGCAGGGTCGACTGGCATGGCAATGAAGTCACGCTGGTGCATGAAGGCGAGACCTTGCGCATCGACCGTCTGGTGCGCGAGCGCGACGGCGGCGCCTGGTGGATCCTCGACTACAAATCCGCGGCGCGTCCCGAACGGGACGCCGCGCTGATCGCACAGATGCAGCGCTACCGCGCGGCAGTGCAACATGCCTATCCCGGTGCCACGGTGCGCGTCGCGTTCCTGACCGGGCAGGGCGAACTGGTAAATCTCGAATGA
- the trxA gene encoding thioredoxin TrxA: MASELIKHISDSSFEADVLKSSQPVLVDYWAEWCGPCKMIAPILDEVSATYEGKLQIAKLNVDENRDIPAKFGIRGIPTLMLFKDGQLAATKVGAMSKAQLTAFIDQQLA; the protein is encoded by the coding sequence ATGGCCAGCGAACTCATCAAACACATCTCCGATTCCTCCTTCGAGGCCGACGTGCTCAAGTCCAGTCAGCCCGTCCTGGTCGACTACTGGGCCGAATGGTGCGGCCCCTGCAAGATGATCGCCCCGATCCTCGACGAAGTGTCCGCCACCTACGAAGGCAAGCTGCAAATCGCCAAGCTCAATGTCGACGAGAACCGCGACATCCCCGCCAAGTTCGGCATCCGCGGCATCCCCACGCTGATGCTGTTCAAGGACGGCCAGCTGGCCGCCACCAAGGTCGGCGCCATGAGCAAGGCGCAACTCACGGCCTTCATCGACCAGCAACTCGCCTGA
- the rho gene encoding transcription termination factor Rho: protein MHLNELKALHVSEVLKQAEALEIENVGRMRKQELMFAIIKKRAKAGEQVFADGVLEILPDGFGFLRSPDTSFTASTDDIYISPSQVRRFNLHTGDMIEGEVRTPKDGERYFALTKLDKVNDGPPEQNKHKVMFENLTPLFPKEQMKLERDGIKGEENITGRIIDIIAPIGKGQRALLVAPPKSGKTVMMQHIAHAISANYPDVHMMVLLVDERPEEVTEMQRTVKGEVIASTFDEPAARHVHVAEMVIERAKRLVELKKDVVILLDSITRLARAYNNVVPSSGKVLTGGVDSNALQRPKRFLGAARNVEEGGSLTIIGTALIDTGSRMDEVIFEEFKGTGNSEIHLDRRLYEKRVFPSIQLNRSGTRREELLLAPEILQKTRILRQLMYNMDEIESMELMLKNMKATKTNVEFFDMMRRGG from the coding sequence ATGCACTTAAACGAACTCAAGGCACTCCACGTGTCTGAAGTCCTCAAGCAGGCTGAAGCGCTTGAGATCGAAAACGTCGGCCGCATGCGCAAGCAGGAGCTGATGTTCGCGATCATCAAGAAGCGCGCCAAGGCCGGCGAGCAGGTCTTCGCCGACGGCGTGCTCGAAATCCTGCCGGACGGCTTCGGCTTCCTGCGCAGCCCCGACACCAGCTTCACGGCCAGCACGGACGACATCTACATCTCGCCCAGCCAGGTGCGCCGCTTCAACCTGCACACCGGCGACATGATCGAAGGCGAAGTGCGCACGCCCAAGGACGGCGAACGCTACTTCGCGCTGACCAAGCTCGACAAGGTCAACGACGGTCCGCCAGAGCAGAACAAGCACAAGGTGATGTTCGAGAACCTGACGCCGCTGTTCCCCAAGGAGCAGATGAAGCTCGAACGCGACGGCATCAAGGGCGAAGAGAACATCACGGGCCGCATCATCGACATCATCGCCCCCATCGGCAAAGGCCAGCGCGCCCTGCTCGTGGCACCGCCCAAGAGCGGCAAGACGGTGATGATGCAGCACATCGCCCACGCGATCAGCGCCAACTACCCCGACGTCCACATGATGGTGCTGCTCGTCGACGAGCGCCCCGAAGAAGTGACCGAAATGCAGCGCACGGTGAAGGGCGAGGTCATTGCCTCGACTTTCGACGAGCCCGCAGCGCGCCACGTGCACGTCGCCGAAATGGTGATCGAGCGCGCCAAGCGCCTGGTCGAACTCAAGAAGGACGTGGTGATCCTGCTCGACTCGATCACCCGCCTCGCCCGCGCCTACAACAACGTCGTGCCCTCGTCGGGCAAGGTGCTGACCGGCGGTGTCGATTCCAACGCCCTGCAGCGCCCCAAGCGCTTCCTGGGCGCCGCGCGCAACGTGGAAGAAGGCGGCTCGCTGACCATCATCGGCACCGCGCTGATCGACACCGGCAGCCGCATGGACGAAGTGATCTTCGAAGAGTTCAAGGGCACCGGCAACTCCGAAATCCACCTCGACCGCCGCCTGTACGAAAAGCGCGTGTTCCCCTCGATCCAGCTCAACCGCAGCGGCACCCGCCGCGAAGAGCTGCTGCTGGCACCCGAGATCTTGCAGAAGACCCGCATCCTGCGCCAGCTCATGTACAACATGGACGAGATCGAGTCGATGGAGCTGATGCTCAAGAACATGAAGGCGACCAAGACCAATGTCGAGTTCTTCGACATGATGCGTCGCGGCGGCTGA